A stretch of DNA from Manis pentadactyla isolate mManPen7 chromosome 19, mManPen7.hap1, whole genome shotgun sequence:
AGGTCACTGGGTCTCTACTTGAACACACCCAGTGACAGGGAGTTCGGCACATACCCCAGGGGTCAAACTACACCCAATTGTGTTGACTCCACAGACCAGGAGGCAGACAAGCTCTCTGTGGCTGAAGGCTGTCAGGAAATCCAGAGTTGTGAGAGGAAGAGAACACCTTCATTTTCAGAATCAGATTCAGATTTGGGGCAAGAACCAGGAATCTGAACTGTTTCTTCTGTCAGTCTCCACTCCAGTCATCCTGAGGTCCTACATGTGCACCCCACTAGCTGAATTATATTCAGAAATGGCTATGAAGAGTGATGAGGAGGAAAAGACAGTTCCCCCATTGGAGCTTGTTTTGTGCAGGAGACAAAACACTTCTCCTTTACCCAGGAACATGACAGGTGATATACATGCAAAGGTGGACAGAAATCAATGCATAATatcttgcttaaaaaaaaactgtagaCCCTAAAGAGTCAGTGAAATGAATTTATCCATAACTCttactttcttgttttatttcctcaatggaattttaaaatgtatcattATATGTACCTAATGATGTACACAGGTATTCTCTTCAGCACCTCTGATAACAGGATTTGCAGAAGCACCATATAGTGGCACACACCTGAACTCAAGGACTTTATTTCAGTTCCATCCAGGGCTATGTTCCCCAGATCTTGCTCTTACATTGTATCAGGTGTGATTCCTGAGTTAACGTGGACACACACACCCTTGGACCTACCTCTTTTTGGGGAGAGAGAGGTCGCCATGCCAATGTATCCTAGGGTACTGTGTCACTGATGATGAGGCTATATAGCTGGCTACTGCTGCCCGTTTGCTTTAGGGCCTCATCTGCCAAGCCTCTGTCCTGTCATGTCACAAAGACCTCAAGAGACCACCATGGAGCACCAGCCTCATTGAGGAGCAGCTGGGGATGACCACACCTTCCCAGTAGCAACAGGTAACTAACCTTTTGACATACATCTCAAGACAAGGTGTGTGAGTGAACACACCAGAAAGGTGAGCAGAGGTTCACCCTCTAAGAGATTCTGTCCTGAGATTCATGTCATCAGATGTTTCATCCTTTTCCTGAGGTTTCCAGAACCTTCATAGTCCTGAAAATCTCTTGAATTCATCCACATGTTCAATTGCCTAAAAATCTGAAAAACTTTAGTCATCCAAACATCTTATACTGAGGCCCCCATTAATTTGCTCATATTTAAATGCTCATGATTATGCAGTTGATggcttaaaaatacatttgataGAATCTTGTAAAAGTGGTTTGTAAGGGTGGGTTTACATTCTGTTGAGCTTCTAGAGATCTTAGACATGCTGGAAGGGCAGGAAATTTTATCGCTGTGGAAATTGGGAAGGGGGAATTCAGAGAGCAGAGGATGAAGGTAGGACAGGTGGAGGCCAACAGGAGACAGTTTACAGCATAGCACCCTTTGCCTTAAGACTTGCCCCATCCACAGCATTCAGTCCATATCACACAGCCAAAATTcaaacaagatttttaaaaacgtATTGATTGGAATTTACTGCCATGCATAGACGaaccaagaaaataaagaaacatgtTTTTACACGAGAGAGCCCATTATGGTTATATCCATGGGCAACTCCTTATTTCCATGAAGGATATATGATAATGATTAATTTTGCTGGCATAGCCCCATGGCCAGATTACCTGGGTTTATTGATCTATACTTTCCTTAATGTGTACTCACCTATCTCTTGTTGTTTACGAAGATAAAGGATCTTAAACTCATTGGTCTGTTAGGAGGATTAGGCTAGCATATGGGCATTACCCTTGTGAATAGCAATCAAATTCATTATGATGTCATTATCACATGCTGACACAGAATAAGAAAGTAATTAGAATGATTCCAGATAGTCCCAGTTGTTGAATGACCCAGTTCTTTGCTACATAAGTTAAGAAATTCTGATTTGGATGATCAAATGTAaatttcaaggaaaacaaaacaaaattttctctGAAAATGGGACATGCCTGTGCACAAGGTCCTGCCCAGTGTGTCTCTGGAAGATGGGTTGTGTAGCTTCCTGAGGAGAGCCACTGGGGTCAGCAATGTCCTGTGCAGGCTTCATTTATTAAACATCCAGGAGGTGGAAGTTAGATAGGAATCCAGGCAGTCGTCGTGCCATGTGCCCAATGAGAATGATGGCAGTGATCCTAAATTATTATCTTTCTTACTTAGCATATACCATTCATTAAAGATTTACTGGGTGCCTATTATGTGCAAAGTACTGAACTTGATGATAGAGAAATGAGTAAAAGTTTCTGCTCATAAGGAGGAAAAATTCAGGTAAATACATAATTACCCCATAGAACTGCTAACAAGGTCATAGTCCCAAAAGCAGGTGGGAGGGATCTCAATGGCGAAAGTCTTCACTGAGGAACTGATGTTTATGCTTATTCATATGCAAAAGATCAGAGGTAGGAAACAGAGTGGTGTTTAAAGAACTCTGACTTGACTGGAGGGGTAAACAAGAGCTGTAAATAAGTATGTACATATTTAACTCCTGTTACCAAGATATATGTGGCCAACTCCCAATATTAAGGGCACATTCCAAACAGATCTGAAATGAcctgaaacaggaaaaggaaccGCCTTGGCATCTTTGTGGTGGCTGCAGGGCGAGACTCCCCATGCAGAAGCTTGCAGTTTTGAACCTCCTGCAGGCACCACACGACAGAAcagctggcttttttttttttatcattttgccAGATGTGTGGCGGAAAGCAAACAGGAAGGTGTTAAAATGGATAAAGGCAGtcagaaaaccaaaaaaatggaattaaactCTTTATTAAATTTTGCCAGTACCACAGTTTTAATATAGCTATGCAATTGGTGTTAATATTGCATGCagtcatttccattttattcttctttttctttcatccaaATGTATTATTTAACTGGAATTCTTCAGGCATCATCTACTGTTGGCTTCACTGTCACTCCTCTTCTTATTTGGCCCCAACCAATTAAACGCCAATGTTTTTCAATTCTTCGGCTAAGGGCAATTTTCTCTCCAACTTCTGTGCACACAGGGTTAGTCAGTACAATTTTGCCCAAATCGGCCTTGACTGCACTGACTCTTCCTCCCGTCGACAGGGATCCTGCGTTCACCATGAGCACTTCATTCTTAGACAGCTTTTGTACCTTTGCTGCTTTCTTGTCTCCTTCAGTGCGTACACCTAGAAGGCGTCTAAGTAGGAAATAAGAGATTTCCAACTCGGTGAAGATCTCAGGTAAAGCTCCAACTGCACCAAGTACCTGCCCTACCATTCTGTCAGCCCGGCACAAAGTGGGGTCAATTTTAGTGCCAACTCCAATAAGACCTCCTGGAGCAGCATACTGGAGATCATTATGCTCAGCGAAAAGGGACACAATTTTGGAAAAGATCGGTTTACACACGAGTTTTCCTTCACTGTCTTTGGAAACAATGCCAGGTCTGACTTCAATCTCCTGGCCCAACTTTAAAACTCCTTTCAGAACACTGCCACCAGCTACACCACCGTTAAGGTCATCAACTTCACAGCCAGGTTTATTGACATCAAAGGACCGGATAACAGTAAGTCGGGGCTCTGAAGTAAAGTCCCTTAGGGGTACTGGAATTTTCTTCACCATGTATTCACAGACAACTTCAATGTTGTATTTTAGTTGAGCAGAAATTGGAATGATAGGAGCCCCTTCTGCTACTGTACCTTGTACAAATGCCAGGATCTGTTCATACTGTTCTTTAGCCTGACTTTCTTTTACCAAGTCTATTTTATTTTGCAGAATCAAAATATGCTTAAGTTTCATGATTTCTATAGCAGCCAGGTGTTCAGAAGTCTGAGGCTGAGGACAAGACTCATTACCAGCAATCAACAGCAGAGCTGCATCCATCACGG
This window harbors:
- the LOC118930751 gene encoding eukaryotic translation initiation factor 2 subunit 3, X-linked-like: MAVSKVGVILRQPHLSRQDLATLDVTKLTPLSHEVISRQATINIGTIGHVAHGKSTVVKAISGVHTVRFKNELERNITIKLGYANAKIYKLDDPSCTRPDCYRACGSSTPDEIPTDIPGTKGNFKLVRHVSFVDCPGHDILMATMLNGAAVMDAALLLIAGNESCPQPQTSEHLAAIEIMKLKHILILQNKIDLVKESQAKEQYEQILAFVQGTVAEGAPIIPISAQLKYNIEVVCEYMVKKIPVPLRDFTSEPRLTVIRSFDVNKPGCEVDDLNGGVAGGSVLKGVLKLGQEIEVRPGIVSKDSEGKLVCKPIFSKIVSLFAEHNDLQYAAPGGLIGVGTKIDPTLCRADRMVGQVLGAVGALPEIFTELEISYFLLRRLLGVRTEGDKKAAKVQKLSKNEVLMVNAGSLSTGGRVSAVKADLGKIVLTNPVCTEVGEKIALSRRIEKHWRLIGWGQIRRGVTVKPTVDDA